Proteins encoded in a region of the Vitis riparia cultivar Riparia Gloire de Montpellier isolate 1030 chromosome 7, EGFV_Vit.rip_1.0, whole genome shotgun sequence genome:
- the LOC117917309 gene encoding protein PHLOEM PROTEIN 2-LIKE A10-like: MDLQLLNEGLDFFQKKLAVVLAAFGFTSYGVYRVYQSPSLVDKRNKLCKLLEALASIVEASSDSAQTVGLVSRDLKAFLESDSHQIPKSLKQLSKIMNSKEFSESMTGLTQAITVGFLNGYGSTSNEMSDVSSFLDRVVDKLLTPAGSGFASAVVGSFAKNMVMALFSEGQSCADDTGSQVTCIPGLVNVICSEKCKELIGDCIQLFVSTAVAVYLEKTEDINTYDEILSGLTNPKHEKEVRDLLLSVCNGAVETLVKTSYQVLTSSSSGSSYLGKDQGQGSFGNGIFGQEALSAELKGEELYDEIEKGGWLGKLLSTLAVPSYRKFIISMTLTITLETVQSFLELLLEKLYDGLKKSVNAVRETLVDGGLQVVRYVSAKFSVVTVCISFCLHILGGAGWPTILF; the protein is encoded by the coding sequence ATGGATCTGCAACTTTTGAACGAAGGTTTGGATTTTTTCCAGAAGAAGTTGGCTGTTGTACTAGCAGCTTTTGGTTTCACCAGTTATGGTGTCTATAGGGTTTATCAATCGCCTTCCCTGGTGGATAAGAGGAACAAGCTCTGTAAGCTTCTGGAAGCCCTGGCGTCCATTGTTGAAGCGAGCTCTGATTCAGCCCAGACGGTGGGGCTTGTCTCAAGGGATCTAAAAGCGTTCCTTGAATCGGATTCCCATCAGATCCCGAAGAGTTTGAAGCAGCTCTccaaaataatgaattccaaggAGTTTTCGGAGTCCATGACTGGTCTTACACAAGCTATAACGGTGGGATTTCTGAACGGTTATGGATCAACATCCAACGAAATGAGCGACGTTTCTAGTTTTCTGGACCGAGTTGTGGACAAGCTCCTTACTCCCGCTGGGTCTGGCTTTGCTTCAGCTGTTGTTGGAAGCTTTGCTAAGAACATGGTGATGGCTTTGTTTTCAGAAGGGCAGTCTTGTGCGGATGATACTGGTTCCCAGGTCACTTGTATTCCAGGATTGGTCAATGTGATATGCAGCGAAAAGTGCAAAGAGCTCATAGGTGACTGCATCCAGCTGTTTGTCAGCACAGCCGTTGCGGTTTACCTAGAGAAGACGGAGGATATCAACACCTATGATGAGATCTTGTCGGGACTGACTAACCCTAAGCATGAGAAGGAGGTGAGAGACTTGCTGTTATCAGTCTGCAATGGAGCCGTGGAAACTCTTGTCAAAACATCCTACCAGGTGCTGACAAGTTCCAGTTCAGGTTCTTCCTACCTCGGCAAAGATCAAGGCCAAGgttcatttggaaatggaattttcGGGCAAGAAGCATTATCAGCTGAATTGAAAGGAGAGGAGTTGTATGATGAGATTGAGAAGGGTGGGTGGTTGGGGAAGCTGTTGTCTACCTTGGCTGTACCGAGCTATAGAAAGTTCATCATCAGTATGACACTGACAATCACATTGGAAACAGTCCAATCTTTCTTGGAGCTTTTGCTGGAGAAACTATATGATGGATTGAAGAAAAGCGTTAATGCTGTTCGTGAGACACTTGTTGATGGGGGGCTCCAAGTGGTGAGATATGTTTCTGCAAAGTTCTCCGTTGTCACCGTATGTATCTCCTTCTGTTTGCATATACTAGGTGGAGCTGGGTGGCCTACTATATTGTTCTAA
- the LOC117917751 gene encoding phytosulfokines 3-like, giving the protein MSPKVATFFILALFLCSTLTYAARPQPASPHDFPGKTQHGGVEAERAEVVDENCEGLGEDECLMRRTLAAHIDYIYTQKEKP; this is encoded by the exons ATGTCTCCCAAGGTTGCCACCTTCTTCATACTAGCTCTCTTCCTCTGCTCCACCCTGACCTACGCCGCCCGCCCACAGCCAGCCTCTCCCCACGATTTTCCTGGGAAAACTCAACACGGG GGCGTTGAAGCTGAGCGTGCTGAGGTGGTGGATGAAAACTGCGAAGGTCTTGGAGAAGACGAGTGCTTGATGAGAAGAACCCTTGCAGCTCACATCGATTATATCTACACCCAGAAGGAGAAGCCATGA
- the LOC117917777 gene encoding uncharacterized protein LOC117917777, with product MFGRRRFLSFPLVIGAVVIGVVSGKAIFGPPLDEYWKKKLQEEAAAKETDASSRYTRQPTSGQKGLVSPSARQL from the exons ATGTTTGGACGCAGAAGATTTCTATCTTTCCCTTTGGTGATCGGAGCAGTCGT GATTGGAGTTGTTTCTGGGAAGGCAATATTTGGACCCCCACTTGATGAATACTGGAAAAAGAAGCTCCAGGAAGAGGCAGCAGCCAAGGAGACTGATGCAAGCTCCAG GTACACAAGGCAACCAACTTCTGGGCAAAAAGGACTCGTTTCTCCATCAGCACGACAGCTTTGA